Proteins from a single region of Sphingomonas swuensis:
- a CDS encoding lipopolysaccharide biosynthesis protein produces the protein MSAETSEAGSQDLAALARGGRINFLGFLLRLAARVPFLFIAGRMYGAEALGRFAYAVLVVEFVAQLATLGLKRGLAQQLSATDKPHVCVTWDALLVALMASVLGMALLFAFPRAMFPNSEIHGLEWLLPVAVLALAWSDVMLAALAYRHDVGATVRARAIVEPWTISIAALVFAFVSKRDGLIFAYALSMIGALVASALPFFRTYGRAAGWRPSPAESWRLARRSIPIAAADTVEWASRRIDLAILGLFASPATVGIYYVAQNVASLPSKLKTSFDPILGPVISRSLNEGDRAGVARQIRQVGFWVIAAQAAVALALGIPGEGVMGLVGPAFVAGTAALIFLLGAEVIAATATTSEAALIYIARHRNMVLSLAMLALQAVLTVALILLFRHLGWPIEWQATAPAVALCLALAFAALTKARLAGKLLGAPVSGWRWPLLWAAAAAIVVGQLAMLMPEWIELSIGIPAILAAFGWVIWRRGFGPEDRLLFKMRKKDIEVDLPAPGTTSDAAR, from the coding sequence TTGAGCGCTGAAACGTCGGAAGCCGGGAGCCAGGACCTCGCCGCGCTCGCGCGGGGCGGTCGGATCAATTTCCTCGGCTTCCTGCTCCGGCTCGCGGCGCGGGTGCCGTTCCTGTTCATCGCGGGGCGGATGTACGGCGCCGAGGCGCTTGGCCGCTTCGCCTATGCGGTGCTGGTGGTCGAGTTCGTCGCGCAACTGGCGACGCTCGGGCTCAAGCGCGGGCTCGCGCAGCAGCTATCGGCGACCGACAAGCCGCATGTCTGCGTGACTTGGGACGCGCTCCTCGTCGCCCTGATGGCGAGCGTGCTCGGAATGGCGCTGCTGTTCGCCTTCCCTCGCGCGATGTTCCCCAATTCGGAGATCCACGGACTCGAATGGCTGCTCCCGGTGGCGGTGCTGGCGCTGGCGTGGAGCGACGTCATGCTGGCGGCGCTCGCCTATCGCCACGACGTCGGCGCGACCGTCCGGGCACGGGCGATCGTCGAGCCCTGGACGATCAGCATCGCCGCGCTGGTGTTCGCCTTCGTGTCCAAGCGCGACGGATTGATCTTCGCCTATGCGCTGTCGATGATCGGGGCGCTGGTCGCCTCGGCTCTCCCCTTCTTCCGCACCTACGGCCGGGCCGCGGGATGGCGACCGAGCCCCGCCGAAAGCTGGCGGCTGGCACGCCGCTCGATCCCGATCGCCGCGGCCGACACGGTCGAATGGGCGAGCCGCCGGATCGACCTCGCCATCCTCGGCCTGTTCGCGAGCCCGGCGACGGTCGGTATCTATTATGTCGCGCAGAACGTCGCCTCGCTGCCGAGCAAGCTCAAGACCAGCTTCGACCCGATCCTCGGGCCGGTGATCAGCCGCAGCCTCAACGAGGGCGACCGCGCCGGTGTCGCCCGCCAGATCCGCCAGGTCGGCTTCTGGGTGATCGCCGCGCAGGCGGCGGTCGCGCTCGCGCTCGGAATCCCCGGCGAGGGCGTGATGGGGCTCGTCGGGCCGGCCTTCGTCGCCGGAACGGCCGCGCTGATCTTCCTCTTGGGTGCCGAGGTGATCGCCGCCACCGCCACCACCAGCGAAGCCGCGCTCATCTACATCGCGCGCCACCGCAACATGGTGCTGAGCCTCGCCATGCTCGCGCTCCAGGCGGTGCTGACGGTCGCGCTGATCCTGCTCTTCCGCCACCTCGGCTGGCCGATCGAGTGGCAGGCGACCGCGCCGGCGGTGGCACTGTGCCTCGCCCTCGCCTTCGCCGCGCTGACCAAGGCGCGGCTTGCCGGCAAGCTGCTCGGCGCGCCGGTCAGCGGATGGCGCTGGCCATTGCTGTGGGCCGCCGCCGCCGCGATCGTGGTCGGTCAGCTCGCCATGCTGATGCCCGAGTGGATCGAGCTCAGCATCGGCATTCCGGCGATCCTCGCCGCCTTCGGCTGGGTCATCTGGCGTCGCGGCTTCGGGCCCGAGGACCGGCTGTTGTTCAAGATGCGCAAGAAGGACATCGAGGTCGACCTGCCCGCGCCGGGGACGACCAGCGACGCCGCCCGCTAG